A DNA window from Drosophila sechellia strain sech25 chromosome X, ASM438219v1, whole genome shotgun sequence contains the following coding sequences:
- the LOC6620013 gene encoding protein tramtrack, beta isoform: MSGATQEFCVRWNSHLGSIGAAFPQLLAGQRFVDVTLACEGQQVHCHRLVLAACSTYFEAILAEHPCKHPVIILPREIKLWEIQALVDFMYKGEVNVTQAGLGQLLRCAEQLQIRGLYGSEAPINYKKLQQASLEAAKDPAATTARSFKHVDSAETDDAATNSTTSTMTTSSAPPLPVNHQQPTVLKRQNPDARQQQQQQQQLQQRPQINGSNAQQPSKATSANVLGSHSNAPTEDDSGDEVPNNWNAYGEQFEDCNISAQAVDNKMNVHLSLQQSRMQMQLQQQQYLDSNVEDDHNYVAAHDENNDSSFATGVPCGSGLSVSLDTDLDTSANTSGGLSHSSIDGYTSYKRVRRSEASLAQAAKCVSKGETFQTVSNMFNIPVSTIRFYMARKGILPKRKRGRGASHAGNIIITTNSGKLSTVPASITHPPAHPHIHTNPLPHTQSQQMSMDSLHLKAGITNTSGSNSPATATATSMSPSFDMATTGDIVPFHLHSDAAAFKLNDQKLHMI, from the exons ATGAGCGGCGCTACACAAGAATTTTGTGTACGCTGGAACAGCCATTTGGGCAGCATTGGAGCTGCTTTTCCGCAGCTGCTGGCGGGCCAGAGATTCGTGGACGTAACACTCGCATGCGAAGGCCAACAGGTGCACTGCCATCGTCTGGTGTTGGCCGCCTGTTCCACCTACTTTGAGGCGATACTGGCGGAGCATCCTTGCAAGCACCCGGTCATCATATTGCCCAGGGAGATCAAGCTATGGGAGATCCAGGCGCTTGTGGACTTCATGTACAAGGGAGAGGTCAATGTCACGCAAGCCGGTCTTGGCCAGTTGCTTCGCTGTGCCGAACAACTGCAGATTCGCGGTCTATACGGCTCTGAGGCACCGATAAACTACAAGAAACTGCAGCAGGCTAGTCTGGAGGCAGCTAAGGATCCAGCTGCAACCACAGCGCGAAGTTTTAAGCATGTGGACAGCGCGGAGACGGACGATGCAGCCACTAATTCAACCACCTCAACAATGACCACCTCCTCCGCTCCACCGCTACCGGTTAACCATCAGCAACCCACAGTATTGAAGCGCCAGAATCCCGATGctcggcagcagcaacagcagcagcagcaattacAGCAGCGACCCCAGATAAATGGCAGTAATGCTCAACAGCCATCTAAGGCCACCTCTGCGAACGTTTTGGGCAGCCACTCGAATGCACCGACCGAGGACGACTCCGGCGACGAGGTGCCGAACAATTGGAATGCCTACGGGGAGCAATTCGAGGATTGCAATATATCTGCGCAAGCCGTTGACAACAAAATGAATGTCCACCTATCCCTGCAGCAATCGCG GATGCAAATGCagcttcagcagcagcaatactTGGATTCAAATGTTGAGGACGACCACAACTATGTGGCCGCTCATGATGAAAACAATGACAGCAGTTTTGCGACAGGAGTGCCATGCGGATCCGGGCTATCCGTCAGCCTTGACACTGATCTCGATACATCGGCCAATACTTCCGGCGGACTGAGCCATAGCTCGATCGATGGTTATACTTCATATAAGCGCGTTCGACGTTCAGAAGCATCTCTAGCACAAGCGGCCAAATGTGTTTCGAAGGGCGAGACATTCCAAACTGTCAGCAATATGTTCAATATTCCTGTCTCAACCATTCGTTTCTATATGGCGCGAAAAGGAATTCTTCCGAAGCGGAAACGTGGACGTGGTGCTTCCCATGCCGGAAACATAATAATCACAACAAACTCAGGAAAACTCTCAACCGTCCCAGCGAGCATAACTCATCCCCCAGCCCATCCGCATATCCACACCAATCCCCTTCCTCACACGCAGTCTCAGCAAATGTCCATGGACAGCCTACATCTCAAGGCGGGCATCACAAATACCAGTGGCAGCAATAGTCCGGCAACAGCTACGGCAACGTCTATGTCACCATCATTTGATATGGCCACAACAGGCGATATCGTGCCTTTTCACCTCCATAGCGATGCGGCGGCATTCAAACTCAACGATCAGAAGCTGCACATGATCTAA
- the LOC6620014 gene encoding nuclear nucleic acid-binding protein C1D: MAQENQAVDNVLPCNAYLDTSLQKDDNVQRILKTFYSSIETLEAETEKAMALQAARTLNTNEQIKLDSYLVYLNSTLFFIYQKLQGVDVSNHAVMHDLRRTRDLLARDKEINEALAAPRLDMPAAKRFIAAGTHTRFVDMNGVMVTEKQYNKSKEEAPK; the protein is encoded by the exons ATGGCTCAAGAAAATCAAGCTGTCGACAATGTACTGCCCTGCAACGCTTACCTGGACACAAGCCTGCAGAAGGACGATAACGTGCAACGCATCCTGAAAACCTTCTACAGCAGCATCGAAACCCTGGAAGCCGAAACGGAGAAGGCAATGGCGCTACAGGCCGCACGCACATTGAACACAAAtgaacaaattaaattggatAGTTACCTGGTATACTTGAACAGCACACTGTTTTTCATATACCAGAAACTGCAGGGTGTAGATGTCTCAAAT CATGCTGTGATGCACGATTTGCGTCGTACAAGGGACCTACTTGCCCGCGATAAGGAAATAAACGAAGCTCTGGCGGCGCCAAGACTGGATATGCCCGCTGCCAAGCGATTTATCGCAGCTGGAACCCACACACGATTTGTGGACATGAACGGAGTTATGGTCACCGaaaaacaatataataaaagCAAGGAAGAAGCTcctaaataa